From the Chloroflexus aurantiacus J-10-fl genome, one window contains:
- a CDS encoding PspC domain-containing protein — protein MQTRLTRSRTDRMIGGVCGGLARYFAVDPVIVRLIFVLIFFINGISLPIYLVLWLIMPRENPPTPFSSTGSEANFAPQEAFVSQSQVSGQARVGYAPDPSYRFDPLTGQPIGGPATSETVQLTTTPSRRRNWSLLGMILIGVGGIILLEQLGVNLSLLFPVLLIGAGLVLLRRGR, from the coding sequence ATGCAGACACGACTTACCCGGAGTAGAACAGATCGCATGATCGGCGGTGTGTGTGGCGGCCTGGCTCGCTACTTCGCCGTTGATCCGGTCATTGTGCGCTTGATCTTTGTGCTGATCTTTTTCATCAATGGCATTAGCCTGCCGATCTATCTGGTGCTCTGGCTGATTATGCCAAGAGAGAATCCTCCGACACCCTTCTCCTCGACAGGTAGTGAGGCAAATTTCGCCCCGCAGGAAGCTTTCGTTAGCCAGAGTCAGGTGAGTGGGCAGGCACGGGTCGGATATGCTCCCGATCCCTCATACCGCTTCGATCCACTTACCGGTCAGCCTATCGGTGGCCCGGCAACCAGTGAGACAGTACAACTGACAACGACACCATCGCGTCGCCGTAACTGGAGTTTACTCGGCATGATTCTGATCGGTGTGGGCGGTATCATTCTGCTTGAGCAATTGGGGGTGAATCTCTCGCTGCTATTCCCCGTGCTGTTGATTGGGGCCGGCCTGGTGCTGTTGCGACGTGGACGCTAA
- a CDS encoding DUF92 domain-containing protein, with protein sequence MIDVVQIGLGFVLSIVIGGVAFARRSLSESGWLGAVLVGTLTFGFGGWAWGITLIVFFVSSSLLSHYKESIKERRAAEKFAKGGRRDFFQTIANGGLGALCAVAYALNDQPAVLLAAFVGLMATVTADTWATELGVLSPHEPRLITTRQPVPPGTSGGVTLMGTSAAAAGGLLIGITMFLLSSIGGTPPWWMIPAGLLGGLGGALLDSLMGATVQAIYVYPDGRETERRVARDGTPNRFLRGWRWMDNDLVNLISSIGGALIAVVIAAMMGAL encoded by the coding sequence ATGATTGACGTTGTGCAGATCGGGTTGGGGTTTGTGCTCAGTATTGTGATCGGCGGTGTTGCCTTTGCCCGCCGTTCACTAAGCGAAAGTGGCTGGCTGGGTGCGGTACTGGTAGGGACATTGACGTTTGGTTTTGGTGGTTGGGCCTGGGGAATTACCCTGATCGTCTTTTTCGTCAGCAGCAGTCTACTCTCTCACTACAAAGAATCCATCAAAGAACGGCGAGCAGCAGAAAAGTTTGCCAAGGGCGGCAGGCGCGATTTCTTTCAGACCATTGCCAACGGTGGGTTAGGTGCACTCTGCGCGGTCGCGTATGCCTTGAACGACCAGCCGGCGGTATTACTGGCAGCATTTGTCGGGTTGATGGCAACGGTGACTGCCGATACCTGGGCGACCGAATTGGGCGTACTCAGCCCGCATGAACCACGACTGATTACGACGCGCCAGCCGGTACCACCGGGAACATCCGGCGGTGTTACCCTGATGGGTACCTCAGCGGCTGCCGCAGGCGGGTTGTTGATTGGCATCACTATGTTCCTGCTGAGCAGTATCGGTGGTACGCCGCCGTGGTGGATGATCCCGGCTGGTCTCCTTGGAGGTCTAGGTGGTGCGCTGCTCGACAGTCTGATGGGAGCTACCGTACAGGCGATCTACGTCTATCCCGATGGCCGCGAGACTGAACGCCGGGTGGCCCGTGACGGCACTCCCAATCGCTTTTTGCGCGGCTGGCGCTGGATGGATAACGACCTGGTGAACCTGATCAGCTCAATTGGTGGTGCCCTGATCGCGGTGGTGATTGCGGCAATGATGGGGGCGCTTTGA
- a CDS encoding SRPBCC family protein, with product MMIKVGRRCHIEGVTPEQVFATLSDPALISQILPRVQKTELLNRDDVARRARLVTYMSMGGLFGTIRCEGDLTWQDNREIVFTVRTPLPVETRWVLSQAVNGTDLQVIMGIDLAPLLGMMASFVPEKTVADMLGADLETALRGVARQARQTLTARAAA from the coding sequence ATGATGATTAAAGTAGGACGGCGCTGCCACATAGAGGGAGTAACGCCAGAGCAGGTGTTCGCCACCCTTTCTGACCCGGCATTGATCAGCCAGATTTTGCCTCGCGTGCAGAAGACAGAGCTGCTCAATCGTGATGATGTCGCACGTCGCGCCCGTCTGGTCACCTATATGTCAATGGGTGGTTTGTTCGGCACGATCCGCTGTGAAGGTGATCTGACCTGGCAAGACAACCGCGAAATCGTCTTCACCGTGCGCACGCCGCTACCGGTTGAGACGCGCTGGGTGCTGAGCCAGGCGGTCAATGGTACCGATCTGCAGGTTATTATGGGAATTGATCTGGCACCACTTCTGGGCATGATGGCATCGTTTGTGCCGGAGAAGACCGTCGCCGATATGCTGGGTGCCGATCTTGAGACAGCATTGCGAGGTGTCGCTCGCCAGGCTCGTCAGACATTAACTGCCCGCGCCGCAGCCTAA